CAGGAACATCGATCCACGAGGAACGAACGGCAGAGGCATATGCTCGCATGAACCTGGCGTACGCGCGTCCGGCCGGCACGAGAAACTGCTGCACGGCGCGGCATGGGCGCATGGCCCGCTACGGCGGACTGCCACCGCGCCTGCGCGCACGTACGCGTCGTAGGCGTAGCGTAGGTCGGCCTGCCGTAGTAGGAGTTGGCGGGTTGCGTTGCCCCTTGCCCACGCTCGAGcgctgcggcggtggcggtggcggtggccatCCACCGTACCCCACGCGCGGCCGGTCCGTCCTACCCCCGGCTGCCGCCTGCCCTACGACCGCCGATCGAGCCGAACTGCACGAACGCACaggccgccgcgccgcgcgcACGCTCCTTGTCTCGCAGACAAAAACACAGGGCTCGCGCGAGCGTGGGCACGGAGGGGAGGCCACTTGTTGGCCACCACTACCAGCCCACCACAGCACGTAGTGGCACGTGCTGGGCGAGGGCGCAGCGGGCCTCCCCTCCACGCCCACACCACGTACGTACGCGCCTCGTGACTCTTGAGACAGAGATCGATCGAGCCGGCGTGGCCAGGGCGCGGTGTCGTCGTGACGGCACAGATCGATCTCATCTCATCTGCGCGTGATTTCAGCTCGTCCGGCCGTTCGGTTCCCGTGTCCCGTCCCGTCCCGTCAGATGCAGCGAAGAAGAAACAACTACTACGCGCGGGATTCACTGTCCCGTCCCGCGCAAGcaggcagggcagggcagggcagaaTCCACACGTACAAAACGACCTTTGCCTGTACGTACCCGCCGGCCAGTGACCAGGTTTCGCTGCAGTTTCCACATCGATCTACTGCGTcctgcagagagagagagagagagagagagagagagagagagagagagagagagagagagagacacacacacacacacatgtacTAATGTGGTATGTGGAGATGGCATCAATTCCCGTTTCAGACGTGCCAGTGCGGTACGTCAGGATACTAATGAAGCTACGCTAATTTTCGGCTAATGGCGTACTCCTACGTGCTGAATGGATGCTAGCAGGGGCATCTTGGTCCATCCATCCTAAATCCTATGTACTAATGCTTTGCCACTGCATCGATCAGCAAGTGCTGACAAAAACAGTGCGGAGCGGAAAGCCGTGACGACGGGGTCTGGACGCCTGGTTTGGTTGCCGTTGGGTTCCCAAAGTCCTTGGAAGGTGCCCAAAAGTCTTTTCTCTGCGACTGAATGTGCATTGGTGTCCGACTGTCCACCTCACTCACTCACTGCCGGCCTTGGACTTCATTGGGCGCCACACCTCTCCTCGCCTTTTGTTTTCAATTCCTCTCAGTTTCTTCGAAGTCAGAGACCAAAGAGCAACCAAAGCCTAAACTTGTGTACTTTTGACGGCACTTGCGCTAGGCGTGTACAGTAGGCTGTAAACAAAGCACGGCTACCTTAGCTGATGGGCTGTCAATAGCGTGCTTTGCTTGTACGTTGTTTTATCTGTAGACATTTGGGCATCCTAGCTAGGACTAGGAGGCTTATTATTAGAATATCTACCTGTGGCAGAGATCAAACGACATGAATCAAATCAACCGTACCCAAATTATTGGTAAATATAGCATGTCCTATATCTAGACAGAATTGACATGTCGACAGTCATGGTGACAAGCTAGCTATATGAACGACATTATGGCCATGACAAAACAACTCAGGATCTTTGAAGGGATATGCATGCATGGTATATAAAGAGAGTAGGACCAAACAAGGTAAACATTACAACCTGTAGGAGTCCATCGACTTTATGACGAATTTTCTGGGACTATACATGCACACTCCATATAGTCCATCATGTCCACTCCAACCCATTGCCTAGAAAAAGCATAGCGTCGACTCGACACAAACCACCTTTTGCTTCTAGTGTGTGTACCCTGCTTTTGGGGCTCAGCACTAATGATGGTGGCATCCTAGAGTAGTGGATTAAAGAAGAGGAGGTTGAAGAAAGCAAAGCTCTCATGCTATACCAAGTATATATAGTCATAAAGCCTTCGTGCCAAggcccatgcatgcatgcatgcaaataaaAGGTCGGTGGTCACGCCATGGCGGCGAAGgcatagattttgatttttgcagGGATCGAAGTCTAGTTAATGCCGTCAAGACATTCATATTGACCTCATCGAGGCGGGTTAGTGCTTGGCCATACTTGACAGTAGGAGTAGTTTACAGTCCACAGCTCAGATCTCTAGCGTAAGTGAAACATAAACAAGCATACGCTTTTTACATTCACTACTTGCCCTAGTGGGGTTCTTGTTCAGTTTCTGGTACTGTTGCACTGTGTACGTGTTGTTAGGATGACAGCCCCACTCTTGGTGCGACATGTATGAAAAAGTCTACACTAGACCAAATGGTTCACTTTCACATGCATTGTGGTCCAGAGAGGCAGAGAGGGGTATGGTTTGTAATGCACTTAAACTTTTTTATCTCCTCGTGCTTCATTTGTCATCTATTTTCACGAGCAAACACTCTAAACACGCTGAGATACAAAACTAGCTACGATCCATAGTGGGAGCAAGTGCGGCGCTCTGAGCCTCTGACATCGCTttcttccttgtttttcttttgtaTGAATTTTGCTTGCCTCGATTTTCAAATACACGTACAGTGTTTGGTTCGAGGAATCAACCCATTCTAGATGGGATAATGTATTATGAGTCCATTTTTTAAATTTAGCGGAATAACTTCATTAGTCATATTAATAATAATTATTAGGTTGTGAGGAATGAATTGGTGgtgtataacttgttaatttcGCACAGCGCTTAGCAGCAGTTATGCATCGATTTTCCTCAATAGAGGATAATACAAGCAATGATGCAAACCAGGCGCTTACAAATGTACTCAGACACCCGAGCAAGAAGCTGATGCTTGGAGCAGCATGAAGCGTCCAGACGCTTCAATTTTGCATACAAAACGTTGAAGGTGGAGTTGGGATCGCAGTGTCACTATATATGGATGCTTATTCTTAAACGGGCTCTTACAACAATTAAAGTCTTTAACTATGTTGTCCATTGAAGACTTAGGCTCCTACATAGGTGTTTATTTATTATGTCACCTTGAGCACCTATTTAACAGTCTGTTTTGGGACTGCTCCATAAACTATGCTTCGTAAACTTCATCGTGGAATAGCTTCACAAAAAATCTGAAGTTTCTGGAGCACCCCTTTAGGTATTCTCTCAATTCTACATTTTTTTTCCTAGAACGGAGTAATTTCGGGAGTTGCACTTGTTTGGCTGAAAAATATGAAGCAGAGAAAAAAAATGAAGTGGAACGGTTCCAAACGGGCTCTAAGTGTCATTACATAGTCTAACGCTCCAATGCCCCTAGAAAGAATCTATTGATCAAGATTATGTTATTAAAAACTATACATTTGGGGAAAAAAATACAAAAACGACTTGTTCTACTAATATATATAGTTCAAAATGGCAATATATGCAGTTTACAATAAACTGCACATATTACCATTGAACTACATATATATTAGTACAACAAGTCGTTTAAGTTATTAATTGCAATAGTTTTTAGAGTATGTACTGTAGTCTCCTAATTTAATCAGGGCTGCACGCAAGTCCAAACGAAAAATCAACTATCACCCTCATATTTTCGTTATATATTTTAGCTAGCGCCTAGCACTTACATGATCATATAGTGTTGTACCTCCCGTTATATATTATAGTCAAGAAGAAGAACCCAAACAGTAAGCTCACGTGTTTTACTGGGAAGTTTTAATATTGTCCCATTTAAATCTCGGCACCGGTCCTACTGCATTCAATAATTGTAATGTAGCTAgcagcatgttcggttggctggttcgtatcattaCTGAATCGTGAAAAAGTAATTTACTATCGTTTACGACGAGCCACGGCTAAACGGACTGCCCGCGCTCTGGTCCTGTGCTACCCGCTCCCGCTAAGCTATGGCTCCTGCCTTCTGCCGCGCTACTCCTGCGGCCTGCGGCACCAGCCTTTACGCGGCGCGGGGTGTGCAGTGGCCGACACATGCGCGAGCCGTTTGCGCCGTCGTCGgccccgctgctcctgctcgcgtGCTCCACGCCCCGCTGCTGCGGCCGCTGCCCGCGTGCACTGACTGTACCGGGCTTCGTCGCTTGGCTAGCGGCTACCGCCGTATAGGTTATAGGCGCTGTGCTGTGCGTGCGCTCTGCCGCGCCCGGCCACGTACGGTGCACATGGATCGCGCCAGCAGGCAGCGACCACGCCGGTGACGAACCTGAACCACGCACACAACGAACAGAGTAAAAACATGGTGACGAGACGAACCAAGAGGCATTTGTGCATGCATGCAGACAGCCTTGGTCCTTGCTCCTAGTTACAATTAATGGCGACATTACATCGATGATTCATGGCATTGATAATCTGTACGTGACGGTGGCTCTAAAGGCACACCAGGGCCCTTTTAGGTAAGCCCAGCCTTTTGCTTTTGGCAGTCACGATTGAATTTGAACCATcagtttttctttcttttatctaCGGAGTATCGATCAAACTCGACCTATCTCCTAGTTCAGTGGTTTatggcctctttggcacggcttatgccagcttcggcttcatctattttgcataAATCGAGGCACCGTAGCgcgaagccgttttgtaagccggaattaaaatgaactagaagccgggaaaAGCCAATTTTTCTGGTTTCACTGGCTTTGGCTTCACCAGTGAAGCTGTTTTGGATCAGACGTGCCAAAGGGGGCTTTAGTATCCCAAATTCCCAATCCAGTCCAGATTGCTCACCACGTCCCCGGGCGTGGGACCAAAACTTTGACGTAAAATAAGGCTGCTACTCGCCTGCGTGTCATCTTCCGCTCTTAGAGCAAGGTTAATCACATGGGCTGATGTTGGTTGGCCAATCTATCACCTCACTCATATAGTAACTAGCCCGCCGATGGTCTACTTATTTGTCTCACAAAATTTCTTTGTTCTTATCAATAGACTGTAAAATTACGGTCGGCTTCTCTTCTCCCTTCTCCATTCTCCCCACCATGTCAGCATATAGCTTTCTCTCTTCTCCGTTCTCCCCACCATGTCAGCATATAGCTCATCCACGGTCTcttagcccgtgtttagttccaaaaaaaaaattcccaaaaagtgctacagtagccatcacatcgaatcttgcgatatgtgcatggagcattaaatatagacgaaaaaaaactaattgtacagtttggttggaaatcgcgagacgaacgttttgagcctaattagtccatgattgaacactaattaccaaataaaaacgaaagtgctacaatagccaaattTCAACTTTCCACCCAACTAAACACGCACTTATTATACATGCTCATCATTGCAGCAAAAGGTTGCCCTCTAGTCTAGCTCAAAACCGAAGAGAGAAACTTCTTTTTTGCAATCCTTGCACATTACTAGCTCGTCCTACACACAAGTAATGTCATGTTTCCGTCGGGCACATAGTTGTCGACCAGCGTAGAGAAGAAGGGGAGCAAGCATGCAAGCCGTTGCCGGCGGCAAGCGAAATGGATGGCACTCAAGTGACCCTGTCCCTTCACGTCAACATTGCTACGACATTTCGGGTGCGAAAAAAGGAGCATGCTAGAAAGCTACACGCATATAGCGCCATAGGACGCCGCAGCAATGCATGCAGCTAGCGGCACTCATGGTGTCACGCACGAGGGTATGTAGTAACGTCGTCGTAGCATATATATCTTCAAGGAGCAGTCTCGTCAATCGTCATAAAAGGGGAGAAAGAAAGAGGCGTACGTTGAAGGAAGAAGCTTTACTACGGTCTGTATGTATATGGTACAATTATTCACTTCCTATCCACTATCTGTTAGAACACATCGCCACCACAGTCCAAGGCTTCCTACACACACAAAAAAGCAACAAAACGGTTAATCCTTACGCTATTTCCATAAATCAGTTCTATGCAGTTGCAGGAAAATTCCTTAGATCCTTACATTATTTATATTTAGACCGAATGAATTAATCTCACACCGTTTCTTGCGTTTCAAAAGCTCTCATTTGTTAATCTCTCGCATAGCttggcctttttttttttgatgatGTGGACCCTCATCGCCGGCTCAAATACATTACTATACTTGCTCTTAGATCACTGGTATTGGTTGTTTCTTTTACGTAATATCAAAACTATAGATATTTTGTTAGAATAGCCCAGCTATGACTGTTTTAGGTCGACCTCCTTCGGCGCCCGGTAGAAACGCGTTGTCTGTATtgtttaaactcttcttcttaatacaataAGACGCAAATATGTTGcatattcaagaaaaaaaaatcacgGGTACTAGGTTCGTCTCTAGTAGACGCGACATAAACATCTTCTGTTCTAGTGCCTGTGTGCCAGTGATTAAGCATTATCCACCACACTAACAGGAAATCCAGCTTAAAAGTCCATGGAATTAATTTCTATAGCTCCAAGAAATTTTGGATATGGAACTGGAGAAACGTTTCGAGCAATTAAATGAttcattttttatataatttacaCTAGATACAAACATtgaacaaataaaattgaaattaTAAATAATAGAGCCAATCTAATCTGGAAGCTAAAGCTGCACCAAAGGTGCCTAAGATCTTCGCAATTTCAGTCGCTTGAGATCTAGCATGTATATTTCTCACACCAAAAAAAACACCGTGTTGTTGCTAGACGCTTTTTTTGTCTCTTTGTTTATGCGATACACAGGGAAACATCGTGGCAGGGGAGTTTGAGGATGATACTCCACACTTCCGCCTTTCACCTACGTGAAATCAATTCACCGTGGACCCAAACAGCTTCCAGGCGAAGCAACCAACCGCCCGGGCCCACGCAACAGGATGTTTTCCACCGCCGCAGCCCGCATTCATGTGGTTCGTGCAGAGTACATCGACAACAACAAAGAAAACCGCAATACTTTAATACTAGTATACGCGTGTACGTAGTCATACAGTCGCCGTACGCTGCGCCCCACGTATGGACGTGAGGAGGCGTGTACAGCACCATGCAGGCCGCATGCACGAGGCGGGAACCACGAGCCAGGGGTGGACCGTGTTGACGCACCCGAGCGAGGGTGGCGATGTGGCCACGCGTCCACGTGGCCCGCATCCAGCGGCTTGCAACTGCCAGCCTGAAAAGGAAGCAAAGTACAAGGGTGCGCCCCTCTGCCCTGACACGTCGCTCTCCTGGCCCCGTCCTAACCCCGTTGACCACTGCCCTTTTGTGGTTTTGCGGGTTTTTCTTTTTTCCCCCCTTATAATAACGTCCAAAACACGTGAAATGACATATACCAACAGGGTCCAGCTCCTGTCGTTCTGGCTTTTCACAGGGATCGTTTGTTCTTTTTGACCATGGAAGAGATCTCAGGGATCGTTTTTAGAGAGACAAAACACAACAAAATATAATTAGCAAAGGTAAAGACAACATTAATGTAATAATGGCAAAGCAGAAAAATCATGGCAAAAATTCAACCGCATcatgaaaaatcataataagaaAGCAGACGCAGAAGGGACCAGATCCATAGGTGAGACAAAGCAACATGCCAGCCTTTCGGTTTTATTTTCTGACATTTCACATCATTTCCCCCTCTTCCATCCCAATATGTTCATCCACCATCCTCACCTTCTTGAGCACCGCCGCAAAAATTACCATAACTAGGCTCGAAAAAAGACAAGCTAGGAAAAAAGGAACTACTAAATGACAGCCACCACCAACACCACTCCCACCAATTCTCCATCCCCGTCACTTTACCTCGAGAGGATTAAAGCAGAAGGAAAgaattgaaaaaagaaaaaaggtaaaaaaaaatTGGAAAAGGAGCAGGGCTGCAGTAAAAATCTCCGACTCTTCGATCCAGCTGCGACAATGCCCGCTTGACTCGGTCAGCCGCCTACCCCCACTGCGATGGTGGGCCCATGCAGCGTTTCttcgcgtcgccgccgccgccgttggtcGTCGATCCGATGGTCCAGTCGCTCTCCGAGGCGGAGCTGGCGCTGCGGTGGTGACCGAGCACCGTCACCGGCGTGTCCGCGCTCGCAGCGGCCTGCCTCGGCCCGACGCCGCACGCCGCCGCCAGCACCTCACCGCACTCCCGCAGCCTCTCCTGCGCAAGGGCAAACAGTTAGCACGAGAACCACCTGTTCCTACAGATCTCGCATTTCAGGAAATCATGAGGGGCCCGGCTGCAATTTGTCAAAATGATGAGATAGTTTACGATGATCGCATTGTTAATGCCGAAAGCGAGAAAACAACAGGGTTTTACTGGACGGTCAATTTGCCCCATTAGCTCCACTCCCCGAGGAAAACAGGTTAAAAAAAGATGAACAGCGGTAAATAACTGGAACACCAGAAGCGGCCAGTCCCAAAGGATCAGGACAATCGAATCCGTTTGACGTGGCAGGTGTAATTACGTGAATTAGTGACGATTAAAGGGCTAAATGGAAATAATAATAAACCGTATGGTTTACAAAATCATGCTCACGCTATTTACAAAGGGACAGGCGGCCACGCCGGCTTGGAACGCGGGGAGGTTCGCGGCGGCGACATCTCCGGTGGCTGCCAGCAGCGCCGACGCCGCCACCACGGAGGGCGAGAACTCCGCCATCTTCACCTCTGCAAAAGGCACAGCCACAAGAGTTCAGTACAACCACATGGAGACAATGTTGGGGTTCCTCTTGTCTCCGATGCCATGCCATGGCATTGGGCAGGCGGCGCACGTACCGGGCTGAGCGCGGAGGAGGAGGTCGACGGTGCGCGCCTTGACGGCGGCCACCTGCGGGGGATGCCGGGGCGGCGGGTAGCACGCGGAGAGGAAGAAGCCGAGGAAGGCGAACGGCGTGACGGAGCGCGCGCGCCACTCAAGCGCGCCCAGCACCCAGCGCTCCATGCGACGGACGGTCGCCGCGTCGAACATGAAGTCCTCGTCCCTCTGCAAAACAAGGCAACCGCAACACAAAAACACCGGCAATTTGGGCATTAATATCTAGAGCAACCGCTCACCAAATCGCAAGCAATAGGAACCAAAATCTATCTATTAGTACCTGGATGTGGTCGATGGAGAATGTTGCGACGCGCTGCATCTTGGCGGCGAGGGAGAGGCAGCTGAGGGCGAGCAGCCGTGGCCACGGCGGCTGCTCGCACTACATGGAACCAAAGGGGGATATATCAGATCGGACCGAATTTTCCAACAAATCGTAACAGAGAATACACCCCCATCTCTCACGAGTGACGAGTCCTCACCGCCAATTGCCGCTTGGAGAGGAAGCGATCCACGTAGTTGAGCGCGAGGTAGGCGACGCGCGGGTGCACGGCGAGCTCGCCGCCGAATCGCACCTGGACCGATCGAGGCCGATCGGGTCAAGGAACAGCGAAAATCCCAAACAGAGAACCCAGAGAGCAGCGAGAGCGAAGCGGCGGCGCGTGAGGGCGGCCCCGTACCTTGGAGATGAAGGCGACGGCGTCCCGGCGGGCGGCGGAGGCCGCGGCAGAGACGGAGGGCGCGTGGTGGCCCTCGGCGTCCAGGAGACTGGCGATCGGCTCGTCGGCGGGGCTGGTGAAGGGGTTCTCGAGGTCGAACTCGAACTCGTAGTCGTAGGCGGCGTCCTCCTCCTGCAGCTCCCACTCCTCCGTCGCCATGACCACGGCggtgccgcgcccgcgcccgcgcgagGGGTGGAGAGGCAGCCCAGGCGAGCCGAGGAACACGCCAAGAAGCGCGAGCGGTGAGATTTATGCGGCGGGGGAAGCCACCATTGCTGCGGCGCAGTGCTACTGCTAGTACTAGCTCTGTCTGGTTGGGAGACGGCCTTTAATATCTAGGGGGCCGGGGACAATGCTACAAAAAGTTGGGGATTCGGGGTTCTTTTTGTAAAGATCGTGATCATGAGAAAagcgagagaggagaggagggagagaggCAGGGTAGAAGAAAGCTTCGgtccccacctgtcagtgagGTCAAATTGGGCCTCTGCGAGGCCTCTTGGCTCCATGCGTCTTTGACAGCTCAGGTCCAACACGCAAGAAAATGGCTATTTGTTGCTTGAAAACTGTTGGTGCTGATAGAAAAATAAAAGGTCTCAAATTACGCTTGGTCTCATTCCTCCGATCCTGTTTTTAATACGAAATGCCTCGTGCTACttttgcagtttttgctgatGTTTGCGCAGCTTTTATCTGAGGCCCGTACCACGGTACCATCGTAATTTAATTGCGCCCCTCACGTATTTTGTCATTGTCTACCTTCATCTCGTGTAGGAGTActgtaattttgttttttttttcttttcagacGTAGTACTGTAATTTTGTTGACGAGGATACTCTGCACTACTCACTGATTTTGTATTGGATCCCGTAGCTTCCCGCGAATCTATATCTCCTATAAAAAACATATTTACCCTGTTTTAAGTTCTATATCACACCATGACGCGTTTTATGCCATCCGTTACCTCTGTACCTTTACCACATCAGTTTCGTCCAACGATATAATGGACAATCACAGCTTTGAAGAGTCATGAACAACTTTGCCACCCCAACTTCCATGCTCATTTGCAACATCATTTGCTTTGGGGGACCGAGCCTCAGCTGGGATGGTGAGCTCTCCTGGTGGTGGAGGCCACCAGTCCTGGTCTCGAGCTCTGCTCGGGTCAGTGATGTCCCACCGTGAGTTTTATTTCTATAAAATAAGGCCCAGTTTAGATTTGAAATATTTGATAAAATGAGTaatgtagtattttcgttgttatttggtaattagtgtccaatcatagtccaattaggcttaaaagattcatctcatggatttcgtctaaactgtgtaattagttttattttttatttatatttaatacttcatgcatgcgtccaaagatttgatgtgacggagaatcttgaaaaaattaGCATTTTGGTGGTTACGAAACAGACCCTAATTTTATAGGTCCTGAACACTCGTATGGCGTTATAATGGGACTACGACGGGGTGTGGTTTTGGTGATTTCCACAAGGACGTTTGAAGTGTataggttgtagcttctagaggtgtgcgtgtgtgtgctgATGTAAGTATGTTGTATTGAGTACAGATCCTACAACTTGTACACTAGGAGTCcaggtgaaaaaaaaaacatcaaggGCACCTCCTGGAACAGTGTCAGCTTAGCTAGCTCGAAACATGTATATGTCATTAAAGACACCttgaaagagagagaaagggagaataACCAAGTCATCtctttggacgtcccaacaaccCGTTGAACGCTAGCTAAGGTGtgcaaaataaaaacaaaaaaatcgCTAGCTGCACAGCTAAACCGATGTGGAAAGAGGGAGCAGAGACACTGCGGTTCATGGGAATCGTGTAAGCTCAGCTAGGAACCCGTCGCTAGCGAGTTGGTTTCTCGCGCCTCTCTCCTTCACGTCACAAAACTGCTAGCTCGGAGCAGCTTATTTTGGGAAGCCCTTATGCATGTGCTAGCCATGCTCAAAATATAATGGCCTAAGAGCCAAACTAAATGTCGAGTTTATAAATCCAGAGTCCCTAGTAGATCCGCTTTCTAGTAAAAGCTTAACTAAGTAGACGACATTGCAAACGACGtgtaactcctgggccggcccatatACCTAAACAAAAGGCCAGAAGAACGATCCAGTCTACAACCGGAAAGCCTCGCCAAAgagggaacgacgctcgcttccgactccgacccgcgtctccaaccggaagcctagccaaggagggggcGACGCTCGCTTCTCGACTCCGCCCCGCGTCTTCGACCGGGAGCCTGGCCagggaggggacgacgctcgctccCGACTCTGACCTACGTCTCTGGCCAGGAATataccgaacctctgcttacggctCTTGTCCGACcagcgcggtcggagccgactgggaacgaccgaacggggacgcctgctcggtgaggacccagaaatcaggcggagcagataaggtaaggcgcacaagtcaaccgtaataccgaggaccgtaccctgcacacctataggacagtactgtcaggccatatcagaagggtactttgtaaccttccagacatgtcagaacacgaacagtgttgtgggtgccgacatttgtcctatagtatggtaggcaccaatatttaccataccagaagaacacgatggagccaaccatatgcatctgggcgtcaacagtattgtgggcaccgacaaaccaccttgtacccgacgacatgggcaataagactagtagcacacacactctttctctcacctgtaaagccatccccttaaCCTATAAAAaaggatgcactctctcccaaaagGAGACAGACAacaaaaacaacaaaacaacagaCAGATCACTCCGACTCACTCTTTGCTAAGCTTTAGACTTTCTAAAGCTACACAAAGCATACgttcgaatacttagcgcacgtaggagcttctgtcactctcggtccttcgatctagagtccgaccggacctctaacacccccatcttactcccactcatttgtaaccccactgaaaggtccttgtgtggtttttggtaattgagtgacaacctaggtggactaattgtgtttatgtgagatacacaggtgattagtccacaggtacatatgtgagcaacatatgccataaagatgaaaatggcttggagatgttgcaaagctcacacatgtgatgataaaggagctcattgcaaataagacatgacattgagtcatgtgatcaaggtggagaagatcaagacatgacttggcttgatggac
Above is a genomic segment from Miscanthus floridulus cultivar M001 chromosome 3, ASM1932011v1, whole genome shotgun sequence containing:
- the LOC136546938 gene encoding cyclin-D6-1-like isoform X1; this encodes MATEEWELQEEDAAYDYEFEFDLENPFTSPADEPIASLLDAEGHHAPSVSAAASAARRDAVAFISKVRFGGELAVHPRVAYLALNYVDRFLSKRQLACEQPPWPRLLALSCLSLAAKMQRVATFSIDHIQRDEDFMFDAATVRRMERWVLGALEWRARSVTPFAFLGFFLSACYPPPRHPPQVAAVKARTVDLLLRAQPEVKMAEFSPSVVAASALLAATGDVAAANLPAFQAGVAACPFVNSERLRECGEVLAAACGVGPRQAAASADTPVTVLGHHRSASSASESDWTIGSTTNGGGGDAKKRCMGPPSQWG
- the LOC136546938 gene encoding cyclin-D6-1-like isoform X2; amino-acid sequence: MATEEWELQEEDAAYDYEFEFDLENPFTSPADEPIASLLDAEGHHAPSVSAAASAARRDAVAFISKVRFGGELAVHPRVAYLALNYVDRFLSKRQLACEQPPWPRLLALSCLSLAAKMQRVATFSIDHIQRDEDFMFDAATVRRMERWVLGALEWRARSVTPFAFLGFFLSACYPPPRHPPQVAAVKARTVDLLLRAQPEVKMAEFSPSVVAASALLAATGDVAAANLPAFQAGVAACPFERLRECGEVLAAACGVGPRQAAASADTPVTVLGHHRSASSASESDWTIGSTTNGGGGDAKKRCMGPPSQWG